The window TCACTTCTTTTCCAAGAAGTTCTGACAAACGTTTGGCTACAGGAGTCAAACGTAATTCTTCAACTACTTGTCCTTTTGGACGTCCAAGGTGTGAAGCAAGTACCACTTTTGCTCCTTGTTCAACTAAATATTGAATAGTTGGAAGTGCAGCACGGATACGAGTGTCATCCGTTACTTGACCGTCTTTCATTGGAACATTGAAATCCACACGACAAAATACGCGTTGACCCTTAACGCCAACATCTTTTACAGACTTTTTGTTCATACAGGATGGTCCTCCTTTAATAATAAAAATAATCTGGGTGGGTGATCCAACAGTTTTTCCCGAGAGCATAAGAAGTTTTTTGATTCCCAATATCTCGAAGTAAAACAATTAAAAAAATAGGGAGGGGGAATCATCCCCGCTCCCCTTTTATCCCTACAGACTGGCATGCCAATCAAGGGGATTGAAAAACCATCTAATATATAAGGGGTTTGTAAGACAATAGTCTAGACACACCCTTTACCATTATAGACTTCTACGGAACCAATATCCAATTTTAGAAACCTTTTTTGCCCATAAAATCAGCAAGGTCTACGACACGGTTAGAATAACCAGTTTCGTTATCGTACCAAGAAAGAACCTTAACCATGTTGCCTTCCATAACCATTGTTGAAAGTGCATCGATTGTAGAAGAAGCTGCGCTACCATTAAAGTCAGTAGATACAAGTGGAAGCTCAGTGTATTCTAAAATACCTTTTAATTCGCCTTCAGCTGCTGCTTTAAGCGCACCATTGATTTCTTCTGCTGTTACACTTTTTTCAAGCTCAGCAACTAAGTCAACGATAGAAACGTTTGGAGTCGGTACACGCATAGCCATTCCGTTCAATTTTCCTTTTAATTCAGGAAGAACTAGAGCAACCGCTTTTGCAGCACCAGTTGAAGTTGGGATCATGTTTTCTGCAGCTGCACGAGCACGACGATAATCTTTGTGTGGTAAATCTAAGATTTGTTGGTCGTTAGTATATGAATGAATAGTTGTCATCATACCGCGTTTGATACCAAAGTTGTCATTTAAAACTTTAGCAAATGGAGCTAAACAGTTTGTTGTACAAGATGCGTTAGATACGATGTGGTGGTTAGCTGCATCGTATTTATCTTCGTTAACACCCATAACGATTGTAATATCTTCGTTGCTTGCTGGTGCAGAGATGATAACTTTTTTCGCTCCAGCTTCAAGATGTTTTGCAGCATTATTACGGTCAGTGAAACGACCAGTTGATTCAACAACTACTTCAACACCAAGACCGCCCCAGCCAAGTTGTGCAGGATCGCGCTCAGCAAGAACTTTCACACGGTGGCTACCCACTACAAGATACTCGCCATCAACAGTTACTGTTTCTGCTAGTTTGCCGTGAACTGTATCATATTGTAAAAGATGTGCTAACATATTTGCATCAGTTAAGTCATTCACTGCTACGATTTCAACATTCGGGTTTTTTAAAGCAGCCCGGAATACATTCCGTCCAATACGTCCAAATCCATTAATACCCATTTTTACTGCCATTATTTTTTCCTCCTTTAAGATATACAAATTAAATTTATATAAAGGGGATTTCCCCAGTATTAACTTTTTGTGATAAGACATAGTCAAATCAGATGTGATCAAACAGCACTATTTTAAAAAAATGCCTTTAAAATTAGGATATGCTTGATATCCTTAACTGCGATTATCCTTTTAACAGCTGTTTTGCTGCACCCTCATCGGTAATTAGGATCGTTGAGGAAGGGGCTTGTTTCATATATGCTCGAATCGCCTTTGCTTTTGATGCTCCACCAGCCACGGCAATAACGTGGTTAATGTTAGTTAAATCCTCAAGCTGGAGGCCAATAGTTAGGACTTTATGAACAACTTCACCGGTTTCATTGAAATAATATCCAAAGGATTCACCGACTGCGTTCCCACTTTTGATTTTTTCAATCTCTTCTGGTGGTGTATTGCGGCGTTCTGCCATTATAATAGCGTCTCCAATACCGTGTAAAACCATGCTTGCAGATTGAACTAAATTTAAGACCTCAGTAATATATGGTTCCTTAATAAATGAATCGTATATTTCTTGACTCACTTGATCGGGTACGTAAAAGACTCGGTGTTTTGCTCCTGCCTTCTCCGCCATACGTGCGCAGATTGTATTCGCTTGGTTTTTGACAACCTCTCCGATTCCGCCACGTGCTGGTACAAACAGTAACTTTTTTTCACGAAGGTCAGGGGTTAGCATTTCCGCAACCCATGCCATTGTTGTTCCACCTGTCACAGCAATGATATTTTCCCCATGTAAAAGCTCGTTCATACAATTCGCAGTAGCTCGACCTAACTCACTTTTAACCCAAGGCGATTCGTCGCTATCACCCGAAACAACGAGTACTCGTTTGATATTGAGCTGACGTTTTAATTGCCGCTCGATTTCATCGATGCCCGTAACTTCCCGCATGACACTTTCAAGGTTTATAAGAATTTTTGTTCCCTCTGAGGTCAAACTCATTCCAACACTTGAGATGTCAATTAAATCTTGGTCTTTAAGAAATTCCACTTCGCTGCGAAGAACTCTTTCAGTTAAGCTAAGACTTCCAGCTAAACTTCTTCTTCCAACTGGTTGCATGATATTTATGTATTGAAGAATTGAATAGCGCTTTTGCATAACTTCTAAGAGGTCAGGTAATAATCTTTTTTGTAAATCGATTATTGAGTACATGGTAATGTTCTCCTTTACTGGTCAAAAAATGTCCCACATAGACATATTGTGTCCCGCTTGTTGCAAAAAAAATCACTCCTTAACCTAAGGCTCATTCTAGCAGGAGTGAAATGAAAATTCAACCTAAAAAAAAGATATTTTTTTTTGCAAACGCTTAACTAAAAAATCTTTCTCAATTTGTCCATATTGAACTTCTTCTCCATCAATTACAACGACCGGAATCATGATTCCATAAAACTCTGTAAGCTTGTCATCTGAGTCAATATCGATTTCCTCAAGGTCGAAGTCAAACTCAGATTTCAATTCGGATAAAATCACTTTTGCCTTTTCGCATAAATGGCATTTATTTCTGGTATAGAACTTTACCTGCACTTGGGCCACTTCTCCTTCTAGTCGAATCTTTTTCTTTTGGAAGATGAGGGGATTCCTAACTGTTCTCGATATTTTGCGATTGTTCTTCGCGAAACGTCAATCCCTTCTTGCTCCTTTAAAAGTTGAACCATTTCTAAATCTGAAAAAGGCTTCTGTTTGTTTTCAGCTTTAAATAATTTTTCCATCGCTGTTTTTACTGTGTTTGATGATATCGATTCATTTGACACTGACTCGATTGCATTCGTAAAAAATGTTTTGAGTTCAACTGTCCCAAATGGAGTTTGCACATATTTTTCGCGCACGGTTCTACTAACTGTTGATTCATGTATTTCTAGGTCTTCAGCTATCTCTTTCATTGTCATTGGTTTTAGAAAATCAGGGCCTTTTTTAAAAAATTCCTGTTGTTTATCTACTATTTTGCTAGTCACATTGACTATTGTTCTTTGACGTTGTTCAATGCTCCGGATAATCCAATGATAATCCTGTTGCTTATCATGAAGGAACTCAGTAACCTTCTGATCTTGATACGAAGTTAAATTTTTAAAGTATTCCTTATTGAATTGGATTTTCGGAAGGATGTTATCAAATAATCGGACGACAAACTGTTCGCCATCATGAACGACCATTACATCTGGAATGACGTATGGCGCTCTTTCATAATGGAAAGCTGCCCCAGGCTTTGGATTTAAAGTTAAAATATAATCAGATACTTGTTGGATTTCCTTTAATTCAATGGAGAGGATTTTCGATAGCCCTTTCCACTTTTTTTCTGCAAACATTTTAAAGTAGTCAGAAACAATGGTCTCAGCTCGATGATTTATGGGGGACTGCCGACGAATTTGCAAAAGTAAGCATTCCTGTAAGTGACGTGCCCCAATTCCAGCTGGCTCGACTTGTTGTAAAATTGATAAGCAGCTTTCTGCCTCAGCTAATGAAAGATGAAAATGGTCGGAAAGCTCTTTTAAATCTCCTGTAAAATAACCATTGTCATCCAAGTGATCAATAAAATGTGTTACAACCTTGCGAAGATGTGGAGACATAGTCATATCCTGAATTTGAGGATATATGTGATCTGTCAAGGTAAACCGCTGATCACTGATTTGTTCAATCCAGGCTTTATCAGAGGTTTTTAGACCCATCCCTCGTTTTTTCTGGCGGTAGACATCAATTTTGCTACTTTCAAACTGCAATAAAGGATTTTCCAGTGCCTTGCTTTCAAGGAAATCGACAAGCTCAATGCTTGAAAATTGTAAAAGTGCGATGGCCTGTGAAAGTTCTTGCGTCATTGCTAGCTTTAAAGTTTGTTGCTGCCATAATCCTGCTTTTAAATCCATCTTCACTCCTCCTGCCCTTATTTTACACCACAGAACAGATATGTTCACGAATATTAGATACAGTTATTTTCATCATATTCTCAGAACAAAGAAGGATGATTTAATAAGTCTGTTGATTTCCGTTCCAGACGCTTCGCTTTCCGCGGGGCGGGAGGTGAGCCTCCTCGGCGCCTAAGCGCCTGCGGGGTCTCACCTGTCCCGCTGCTCCCGCAGGAGTCTTCGCGTCTTCCACTCCAATCAACCAATAAATAATAAAAATAAGTGGTGAAATCAATGTTTAAGCCAAAAGAGTCTAGCCAAAAAGAATATGAAATTTGTGTCTACTAATGAATTAATATAGCAATAATAACAGACGCCCTACTGATCCCCATATTCTTTTTAAAATGATGTTTATTGGTTAACTATATGGCATTCATTTTGAACCTCAATTAGAAAGGAAAATAAGAACAAACGTCGCCTACCGCTGGTTTTTAGGTTTGAAATTCAAGGACTCAGTAATATTATAATGACTTAAACAAGGCAATAGAAGAGGATAGAATCAATCACGAAAAAAGTCCATTAAAAGAAAAGGAGAAAGTGAAAGAGACTAAGGAAATTCAAGTAAGTAAATGCTTTATAAATTTAGAAAGGCTCTTTTCCTAAATTTTGTTGCTCTCTGAATTTATATGTTCCCACTAAGCGGTGGTTTCGAACAGCTTTGGTGAATTCAAGGACACTCATAGGTAAAGGGCTCAAAGAACTGCTATGATGCCCAAAAATTCAAGAGTGCATAAAAAAGGGAATCAAAGAGTAATATGATGACCGAAATCAAAGAGCCGTGGAAAAATAGTAATCAAAGACCCGTTATGATGCCCAAAATCCGAAGCGTCTCCCAAATGAGTGGCGGATTCGGACAGCTTTGGTGACTGCAAGGGATTCGCTACTGCTGGTTACGGGGATTGAAGAATGTAAGTGAACAGGCTCTCCTTACTGCAGCCTGCCAAAACATAAAAAAGATTGCAACGCATTTAGTCAGGTTGGATAGGGTGGGTTGCAATTCTTTCGGTTGATTTGCTCACTGTTGATTGGAGCGGAAGGTGCGAAGACTCCTGCGGGAGCAGCGGACAGGTGAGACCCCGCAGGAGCGTTAGCGACGAGGAGACTCACCGCCCGCCCCGCGGAAAGCGAAGCACCTGGAGCGGAAATCAACAGATCCGCTAGCATAGACAAATTGGCATTTAATGATCTGACAAAATAAATATTGCCGAGAAAATAACCTTTTTCGACAATCTGACTTTAGGCCTAGCCTAGAGTTTTCTTTTTCATAATAAAAAAACCTCTTACCCTAAGTAGGTAAGAGGTTAGTGATGCCCTCGGCAGGAATCGAACCTGCATTTCAAGCTTCGGAGGCTTGCGTGCTATCCGTTGCACCACGAGGGCATATAAAATAAGCAGTACGATTACATATTATATGGTATGTTTAACTTGTTTGCAAGCACTGTTTTTTGTTTAAAAAAATGTGAATGGGTTATGCTGAAAAACAGGCCTATTTTTTTACATAAAAAGTTGTCGAAAGAATCATCATCATTAGCAAAGCGATTTGTTTGACCTTAATTGACCATCAGTGTATGATTACATTACATAAGATAAAGTTACATTTATCGATGAAAGAGGTCTACCTAGTAATTTTCAGATTAAAGGAGGAACAGAAAATGAATTTGATTCCTACAGTAATTGAACAGACTAACCGTGGCGAGCGGGCATATGATATTTACTCTCGTCTATTAAAAGATCGCATTATCATGCTTGGAAGCGCAATTGATGACAATGTTTCCAACTCGATTGTTGCGCAATTGTTGTTTTTAGAAGCAGAAAATCCTGAAAAAGATATATCCATTTACATCAATAGTCCTGGTGGAAGCATTACAGCTGGAATGGCTATTTACGACACAATGCAATTCATCAAACCTGATGTACAAACAATTTGTATCGGTATGGCAGCTTCAATGGGAGCATTCCTACTTGCAGCTGGTACTATTGGAAAGCGTTACTGCTTACCAAACAGTGAAGTCATGATTCACCAACCACTTGGCGGAGCACAAGGGCAAGCAACGGAAATTGAAATCGCTGCAAAGCGCATTCTATTCCTTCGTGATAAACTAAATGGTATCTTAGCAGAGCGTACTGGTCAACCACTTGAAGTGATTGGACGAGATACTGAGCGTGATAACTTTATGACTGCTGAAAGAGCAAAAGAGTACGGTCTTGTCGACCACATCATTTCTCGCAGCAAAATTAGCGAAAAAAAGGATAAATAATTAAGAAAAGCGGAAACGCCAGGTTAGCGACGTATGGACTGGAGCAACCGACTGAGATAAAGGAAACACGGAGAGCGATAGCGATTCGATGTTGACTTATCGTAGGGAGGTGGGTGAAGTCCACTAGTCGCTTGGCGTTGGAGCTAGACAGTTATCTAATTCAAAGTTTTATAATTTCTTACTTTATTAAAAGTGAAAACTCGCGCTCAACTTTTGAGCGCGAGTTTTTTATGCATCATGAGAAATATATGAAATAAGTGCTTCAATTGCTTCCGTTTCATCACTGCCGTTGGCGATTAATGCCACCTCAGATCCGGAACTAATTGCTAAGCTCATTAATCCCATAATACTTTTTGCATTAACCTTTTTTCCGTCTTTTTCTAAAAAAATATCGGCTGAAAATCGATTAGCTTCTTGAACAAAAAGCGCTGCAGGGCGTGCTTGTAAACCTGTTTTTAGCCTAACCTTTACCTGTTTTTCTAACATCCCAATTTCTCCCCTTTGGATATCTCTATTTTGTGTTTGGTTCACCGGCACGTAATTTATCGGCAATTTCATCTATTTTTCTTAAACGATGATTGATTCCTGATTTACTTATGTTTCCACCTGAAACCATTTCCCCTAGTTCTTTGAGGGTTACATCTTGATAATTGACACGCAATTCAGCAATCTCCCTTAATTTTCCGGGCAAAATTTGCAAACCGACTGTCCTGTCAATATAGCGAATATTTTCGACCTGCCTCAACGCTGCACCAATCGTTTTATTTAAATTTGCTGTTTCACAATTTACCAGTCGATTTACAGAATTCCTCATATCTCGAACAATACGAATATCCTCAAATCGTAATAAAGCATTATGTGCACCAACAATATTTAAAAACTCCGTTATTTTTTCTGCCTCTTTTAAATAGTTAATAAAACCTTTTTTACGCTCTAGTGTTTTGCTATTAAGCGAAAAGGTGTTCATCAATTCACACAAAGAATCATTATGCTCATTGTATAATGAGAAAATTTCAAGATGGTAGGAAGAGGTTTCCGGATTATTAACGGAGCCTCCAGCAAGAAATGCACCTCGTAAATAAGAACGCTTACAACATTTCTTTTTGATTAATTCACTTGAAATAACGCGGACAAAGGTAAAACCTTCCCCCAATATTTTTAAGTCCTCTAAAATTGACTTTGCTTGATCAGATAGGCGAACAATGTATACATTATTCTTCTTCAATCGCATTTTTTTCCTGACCAGCAATTCAACCTGGACTTGATAATTCTTTTTAATGAGTGTATAAATCCTTCTTGCGATGGCGGCATTCTCAGTTTGAATATCAACAATCAACTTTCGATTAGAAAAGGATAAGGAGCCATTCATACGAATTAATGCGGAGAGTTCCGATTTACTGCAGCATCCTTTTACTTCTATATTCGTTAATTCTTTCTTTGTCTCTGAAGCGAAAGACACCCATTATCACCCCCATCCACGACTATTATCAACTATTACTACGATAAAAACTCTATTTAGTTTCATTTATAAGTAAAGAATATAAAATTCCTGCCACTTTCTTTGT of the Bacillus sp. 1NLA3E genome contains:
- the gap gene encoding type I glyceraldehyde-3-phosphate dehydrogenase, whose amino-acid sequence is MAVKMGINGFGRIGRNVFRAALKNPNVEIVAVNDLTDANMLAHLLQYDTVHGKLAETVTVDGEYLVVGSHRVKVLAERDPAQLGWGGLGVEVVVESTGRFTDRNNAAKHLEAGAKKVIISAPASNEDITIVMGVNEDKYDAANHHIVSNASCTTNCLAPFAKVLNDNFGIKRGMMTTIHSYTNDQQILDLPHKDYRRARAAAENMIPTSTGAAKAVALVLPELKGKLNGMAMRVPTPNVSIVDLVAELEKSVTAEEINGALKAAAEGELKGILEYTELPLVSTDFNGSAASSTIDALSTMVMEGNMVKVLSWYDNETGYSNRVVDLADFMGKKGF
- a CDS encoding sugar-binding transcriptional regulator, with protein sequence MYSIIDLQKRLLPDLLEVMQKRYSILQYINIMQPVGRRSLAGSLSLTERVLRSEVEFLKDQDLIDISSVGMSLTSEGTKILINLESVMREVTGIDEIERQLKRQLNIKRVLVVSGDSDESPWVKSELGRATANCMNELLHGENIIAVTGGTTMAWVAEMLTPDLREKKLLFVPARGGIGEVVKNQANTICARMAEKAGAKHRVFYVPDQVSQEIYDSFIKEPYITEVLNLVQSASMVLHGIGDAIIMAERRNTPPEEIEKIKSGNAVGESFGYYFNETGEVVHKVLTIGLQLEDLTNINHVIAVAGGASKAKAIRAYMKQAPSSTILITDEGAAKQLLKG
- a CDS encoding glutaredoxin family protein; this translates as MQVKFYTRNKCHLCEKAKVILSELKSEFDFDLEEIDIDSDDKLTEFYGIMIPVVVIDGEEVQYGQIEKDFLVKRLQKKISFF
- the rpoN gene encoding RNA polymerase factor sigma-54, producing the protein MDLKAGLWQQQTLKLAMTQELSQAIALLQFSSIELVDFLESKALENPLLQFESSKIDVYRQKKRGMGLKTSDKAWIEQISDQRFTLTDHIYPQIQDMTMSPHLRKVVTHFIDHLDDNGYFTGDLKELSDHFHLSLAEAESCLSILQQVEPAGIGARHLQECLLLQIRRQSPINHRAETIVSDYFKMFAEKKWKGLSKILSIELKEIQQVSDYILTLNPKPGAAFHYERAPYVIPDVMVVHDGEQFVVRLFDNILPKIQFNKEYFKNLTSYQDQKVTEFLHDKQQDYHWIIRSIEQRQRTIVNVTSKIVDKQQEFFKKGPDFLKPMTMKEIAEDLEIHESTVSRTVREKYVQTPFGTVELKTFFTNAIESVSNESISSNTVKTAMEKLFKAENKQKPFSDLEMVQLLKEQEGIDVSRRTIAKYREQLGIPSSSKRKRFD
- the clpP gene encoding ATP-dependent Clp endopeptidase proteolytic subunit ClpP: MKEVYLVIFRLKEEQKMNLIPTVIEQTNRGERAYDIYSRLLKDRIIMLGSAIDDNVSNSIVAQLLFLEAENPEKDISIYINSPGGSITAGMAIYDTMQFIKPDVQTICIGMAASMGAFLLAAGTIGKRYCLPNSEVMIHQPLGGAQGQATEIEIAAKRILFLRDKLNGILAERTGQPLEVIGRDTERDNFMTAERAKEYGLVDHIISRSKISEKKDK
- a CDS encoding HPr family phosphocarrier protein → MLEKQVKVRLKTGLQARPAALFVQEANRFSADIFLEKDGKKVNAKSIMGLMSLAISSGSEVALIANGSDETEAIEALISYISHDA
- the whiA gene encoding DNA-binding protein WhiA → MSFASETKKELTNIEVKGCCSKSELSALIRMNGSLSFSNRKLIVDIQTENAAIARRIYTLIKKNYQVQVELLVRKKMRLKKNNVYIVRLSDQAKSILEDLKILGEGFTFVRVISSELIKKKCCKRSYLRGAFLAGGSVNNPETSSYHLEIFSLYNEHNDSLCELMNTFSLNSKTLERKKGFINYLKEAEKITEFLNIVGAHNALLRFEDIRIVRDMRNSVNRLVNCETANLNKTIGAALRQVENIRYIDRTVGLQILPGKLREIAELRVNYQDVTLKELGEMVSGGNISKSGINHRLRKIDEIADKLRAGEPNTK